From a region of the Paenibacillus sp. R14(2021) genome:
- a CDS encoding AMP-binding protein, protein MITTQTSRQDLLFLNRLALANPESSAVVDLSDGASPIHITYGELNTLSDRAAQGLLDLGVQEGENVTYLLPNRWEFVVFTAAVLKIGAVACPMLPAMREREIPFVVGRAKSKVLVIPDEYRNFRYGRLIQKIRSEMPDLRHVITIEANDPKELMSCLGGLASREPDREWIERRRPAPNAPAQLLFTSGTTGEPKGVIHTHQTLSDALAAHTEVLGLTGKDTIWVPSPMGHQTGLLYGMMLAMYLGAKQVCQSVWDVETARSAIEQHGATFVQAAMPFLADITHEDRPPQGLKIFVATGAPVPRKLAEEARQRLDCKVVGGWGSTETCMISIGSVKPYDDNSWRKDGKVIPGRQMKVVDEEGRMLPPGREGLFKVRTTAMFTSYLDHPEWYEAAVDEEGFFNTGDLAIIDEQGHLNLTGRVKDIINRGGLKIPVSEIENLLYRMEGIGDAAVVGMPDARLNERICAYVSLSNPESELTLADVTAYMQAQGVTKSYWPERLEILPEMPRTSTGKIQKYVLRQLISDKLQAE, encoded by the coding sequence ATGATAACGACCCAGACATCAAGACAAGATCTTCTATTCCTTAACCGGCTTGCCTTAGCGAACCCGGAGAGCAGCGCGGTCGTGGACTTATCCGATGGCGCATCTCCGATTCACATCACTTACGGAGAGTTGAATACGCTATCGGATCGTGCCGCCCAAGGGCTGCTGGATCTCGGCGTGCAGGAAGGCGAGAATGTCACCTATCTATTGCCGAACCGCTGGGAGTTTGTCGTCTTTACGGCAGCGGTATTGAAAATTGGAGCGGTTGCATGTCCGATGCTGCCGGCGATGAGAGAACGGGAAATTCCGTTTGTCGTCGGACGCGCGAAGAGCAAGGTGCTCGTCATTCCGGATGAATACCGGAATTTCCGATACGGTCGGCTTATTCAAAAGATTCGTTCCGAAATGCCGGATTTGCGCCATGTCATCACCATTGAAGCGAACGATCCCAAGGAATTAATGAGCTGCCTGGGCGGGCTGGCGAGCCGGGAGCCTGACAGGGAATGGATCGAGCGTCGTCGTCCAGCCCCGAACGCGCCTGCTCAATTGCTGTTCACGTCGGGAACGACGGGCGAGCCGAAAGGCGTTATCCATACGCATCAAACGCTTAGCGATGCGTTGGCTGCCCATACTGAGGTACTCGGGCTGACCGGGAAGGATACGATCTGGGTTCCGTCGCCGATGGGGCATCAGACCGGACTATTGTATGGCATGATGCTTGCGATGTACTTAGGCGCCAAGCAGGTGTGCCAGTCCGTGTGGGATGTCGAAACCGCCCGTTCGGCGATCGAGCAGCACGGTGCGACTTTCGTGCAGGCCGCAATGCCGTTCCTGGCGGATATCACCCATGAGGATCGGCCGCCGCAGGGATTGAAAATCTTCGTCGCGACAGGCGCTCCCGTCCCCCGCAAACTAGCGGAGGAAGCGCGGCAACGGCTGGACTGCAAAGTTGTCGGGGGCTGGGGTTCTACCGAAACGTGCATGATCAGCATCGGCTCGGTCAAGCCATACGATGACAACTCCTGGCGTAAGGACGGGAAGGTCATCCCGGGCAGACAGATGAAGGTCGTCGATGAGGAAGGCCGGATGCTCCCGCCGGGGAGAGAAGGATTATTCAAAGTCAGGACGACAGCGATGTTTACCTCGTACTTGGATCATCCGGAATGGTACGAAGCAGCTGTTGACGAGGAAGGCTTCTTCAACACTGGCGACTTGGCCATTATCGATGAACAGGGCCACTTGAATTTGACCGGTCGCGTGAAGGACATCATCAACCGGGGCGGATTGAAGATTCCGGTCTCCGAGATCGAGAATCTTCTGTACCGGATGGAGGGAATCGGTGACGCGGCGGTCGTCGGCATGCCCGATGCTCGCTTGAATGAACGGATCTGCGCCTATGTGTCGCTGTCTAATCCAGAAAGCGAATTGACGCTGGCCGACGTGACCGCTTATATGCAGGCCCAAGGCGTCACCAAGTCCTATTGGCCGGAAAGATTGGAAATTTTGCCGGAAATGCCGCGTACATCCACGGGCAAAATTCAAAAGTACGTGCTTAGGCAATTGATTTCGGACAAGCTGCAGGCTGAATAA
- the aroA gene encoding 3-phosphoshikimate 1-carboxyvinyltransferase: protein MKRLKIYPHGSEVKGSIIVPPSKYHLHRALIFGSLAEGYTSIVGKSGALHILDTLHSLKDFGIAIQETEKGYRLKGGAYRPVDGRIRVGSSGSTLQFMLGLGSLSSGRAPIYNGHKALRERPIKPLLEALGTMGVQWQAEHHKMPVTIRPSTVLGGHIRIPGTLSQWISGLLILAPFAEQDTVVEALPPHNEMTYVHLTIGMLREFGIQVEELAGGTMWRVPAKQRYIPSMIEIEPDLSSAAFLLALAALFPSDIVLQGLAHAGTHPEGQIIDIIRQYGVNLAIDEQAGGLRARRTDGKAPQQVTIDMRHIPDLIPVLSVVAALASGTTTVLQNIGPGRMKESNRVKAMLQLNKMGARIKEVGDDLIIEGVGQLTGGASISTYNDHRVQMAFTLASLRATGNPSELTFPNAYRISYPEFFDHLALLGIDTGLQNDSDEIRIAEEASNK, encoded by the coding sequence ATGAAGAGATTGAAGATTTATCCGCATGGCAGCGAGGTCAAAGGAAGCATTATTGTTCCGCCGTCCAAGTACCATCTGCATCGGGCTTTGATCTTCGGCTCTCTTGCCGAAGGCTATACGTCGATTGTTGGAAAATCGGGTGCTCTTCACATTCTGGACACGCTTCATTCGCTTAAGGATTTTGGAATTGCCATTCAGGAGACGGAGAAAGGCTACCGGCTCAAAGGCGGCGCGTATCGTCCGGTGGACGGGCGCATCCGGGTCGGGAGCTCAGGCTCGACGCTTCAATTCATGCTCGGCCTAGGCAGTTTATCCAGTGGTCGGGCTCCAATCTATAACGGTCATAAAGCACTGCGGGAAAGGCCGATCAAGCCGCTGCTCGAGGCGCTTGGCACGATGGGCGTTCAGTGGCAAGCTGAACATCACAAGATGCCTGTGACCATCCGGCCTAGTACGGTACTTGGCGGTCACATCCGCATACCAGGCACGCTCAGCCAGTGGATATCGGGGCTGCTTATTCTTGCGCCATTCGCAGAACAAGATACCGTCGTCGAGGCACTTCCTCCGCATAATGAAATGACTTATGTTCACCTGACGATCGGGATGCTCCGCGAATTCGGCATCCAAGTGGAGGAATTGGCAGGCGGCACGATGTGGAGGGTACCGGCCAAGCAGCGATACATTCCCAGCATGATCGAAATCGAGCCCGACCTGTCGTCGGCAGCGTTCCTGCTCGCATTAGCTGCGTTATTTCCTTCTGACATCGTGCTGCAAGGCCTTGCGCATGCAGGCACGCATCCGGAAGGACAAATCATCGATATTATCCGACAATACGGCGTCAACCTCGCAATCGACGAGCAAGCGGGCGGCTTGCGTGCGCGCCGTACAGACGGCAAAGCCCCGCAACAAGTAACGATCGACATGCGGCATATCCCCGATCTCATTCCGGTCTTGTCCGTAGTCGCCGCGCTCGCGAGCGGTACGACCACCGTCCTGCAAAATATCGGGCCGGGCCGGATGAAGGAATCCAATCGCGTGAAAGCGATGCTGCAGTTGAACAAAATGGGGGCGCGCATCAAGGAAGTCGGAGACGACCTCATCATCGAGGGAGTCGGCCAGCTGACGGGCGGCGCTTCGATCTCGACGTACAACGACCATCGCGTGCAGATGGCGTTTACGCTCGCTTCGCTGCGGGCAACAGGCAATCCGAGCGAACTGACGTTTCCGAATGCCTATCGAATATCGTATCCCGAATTCTTCGATCATTTAGCGCTTCTTGGAATCGATACCGGATTGCAGAATGACTCGGATGAGATACGGATCGCGGAGGAGGCGTCGAACAAATGA